The following DNA comes from Triplophysa dalaica isolate WHDGS20190420 chromosome 10, ASM1584641v1, whole genome shotgun sequence.
TTTAACagataaattacacatttgttaaCCACACTAAATCATAAACCATTCTAATGTTTTTCAGctaaaaatgaaatactgtaAGATATCTATCATTCTTCTATATATAATTGTCATGATGAACATGTGGGCAAAGGCTGAAGGTAAGCTAATGCTATATGAACATGAagcattgcaaagacaacagaGTATTTAGGTCAAATACAGTGCATTCGAGTATGCTTTCATAACATTAAATTGTAACATATTATATCTGCCACAAAATGTGTGTTCATATAGGCTACTGTCTGTTTACTGAATAAAGCtacaaacattttctaaatttctGCAGAAGTCACCTGTCAGAAGCAAGAACTCAGTGATGTCCAGATTTTATTGGGACATCCAGGTATCTCTGCACCTTATCTACCTGGACATGTCTTAGTTTTCAAATGCAATGATGTCAACATGAAGATGTACGACCGACGAATAATCGAATGCCAGTCAAATGGAAAGTGGGACTACCCATTTCCAAAATGTTTAGGTAACGACAAAAATACCACTCAGCAGATGAAaggaaaaaatctgtaattcaAACACTAGAATGAccaaacatttatgtttaatagaAACAGCATGTGTTGCAAACCTCGCAAACATGAACATAGAGGGATGCCCTCATCCTGGGGTTGTATACAAGCCTGGTGACAGGTTAAAGGTTTCATGTGATCAGGGGCTCATTTTACAAGGACCAGATGGCATTACCTGCCAGGAAGATGGACAATGGAGCAGCCCATTTCCCTCATGTGTAGGTAAGGCAACGTGTACCTTATATTTTTTCGTTAATTAGCGGGAATGGAGAATGGAATACCTCAATTTCAAAATGTGAAGGTAAGGCTATAAACACTGAAGATTCTGACTGGACAATAGATTGAGAACATTGACCAAATATTTCTGTTCATTCAGAGGCAACATGTATTGCAAAGATCACAAACCAGATCATAGACGGACGATATAATCCTGGGGTTATAGTATACAAACCTGGTACAAGGATAACGGTTTCATGTGGTGAGAAATTCGTTTTAAAAGGAATAGGGGACATCACTTGTCAGGAAGATGGAGAATGGAGCAGTGGGTTTCCTACATGTGCAGGTAAGGCCACATGTAGAATTAGGTGTATTCTACAGTGTTAGTTTGCCGTTTATGTTATAACCAGTTTCCATAAGTATACTTCAACACAAAATATCAATACCTTTAAGCATTAACATCTTTCGCTTTATCTCTTTTCATTACATCAACCTAATATGGTCAATGATTGGCCTAATACACAAaaatttatcaaaacattttgttgagGAAAATTACGTTATCATTTTTCTTTAGCAAATTCATGCGGGCCACCTCCCAGCACGAACCATCTGAATGCAGATACAACAAATATCCTGGATCACAGAAAAACTCTATATCGTATAGGGGAGAAAGTTGAATACGCCtgctttaaaacattcataatGGAGGGCGAACCATTCTTGACCTGTCGGCAAGACGGCTGGATAGAACAGTTTAAGTGTATACGTAAGTACTGACAAAATGTGCCATATCTATTCAGCCATTGAGTGTAATGCTTTAAATTATCCAGATATATTATGGTGTCATACGTTCGTGTGACGTTTATGTCAGTTTATGTTTCCTAAAATCCCTTCTGTTTCTGGCTATTCACCTATATATTTGCAAAGTCCTAAAAGTGAAGTGTTTTGGTGCAGAATCTATTTGTGCATTTATTACTGAATTGTTTTATAAGGATTGTGTTTGCTCATTTTATGTTGGGTTTTGTTTCAGCACCGTGTTTGGCGTCTGTTGAAGAAATGGATAAAAGGAACATACAATTAGTGTACGGTAGAAATGAAAGAATGTTCTGTCCACATAAGGATCATATCACCTTTGCGTGTAAgggtaataaaaaatgtaaagaaaatagtGTTCGATTCAGACAACAGTGTCAATATGGCAAAATGACTTTGCCTGAGTGTGaatgaataatgcatttttataaacagaACGCTTTCTAAGTGACCagtggaaataaaataaaacttctctCAATAATTTTGGTCTTAGAAGTAACGTTTTGCAGTTTGAAAGTAATTTTGTGTAATCAAACTTCAGAGAAGTGATTCAACCAACAGAATTGATGATTCAgtgttgtaaaatgtaataatgtttaGTTTAATAACCACTGTCTTAAAGAGTGTTGTTGTATCTGATTGTTGTAAAGCTAACGTGCTAAATAAAACAGAACCTAAATTTCCTTACACATACATCACTGTGTTTACctttcaataaatgtaatgtatttagaGTTCAATAAAACGGCTCACGAAGGATAAATACAAGACCACATGACCTTTTATCACAACAAGCCCCAGAAAGCGTAAATTATAAACCgacaaatcaattaaaaaaacaaacaaggttTACTTTCATGGTCAGACGAAATAAAGTTGAATTCACAAAAAAGCAAACGCAAAACTTACCTTCACCAAACGGATTTTGAAGAATATGATCGATGTGATTGTGAACACTTCCAGTGCACGTGAAGAGGACGTTAATGGTGCGTTTACGTCACGTTGGACTGATCGTATTTATCGTGCACGAACACCACCACAAACTCATGAGGAAATACTATAAACGGACGCTTTAAAGCTGACAGTACAAAGTAGATTCCACGCATTTCCCTTAGTGTTTATGAAGACCACAATCGCCacaaaacagaaatgatttATTCTGACAGGCTTGCGAccaaactacatttcccatcatgctctGTTGAAGCTAATGAAAAGTGTAAGGAAATTGGCCCGCACGGTGCGCTGTAAACGTGGCGCCAGTGATGCCAGGGTCGCGTTTTTCCCGCGCAATTGGGctgttttgaaaatgcagttgCGGGAAAAATGATGGTGCGGGTTTTTGGGATACTTTCAGAATGTACTGCGGcccccaaaatgtttatttatattctaaggataaatgttaattgatgagATTCTTAATGTGTAATCATACTCGGATGAATACCTAGCAACTCCAGGACCGAAACGAGTCTGACAGACAGGCTACAGTACAGAGAGCTTTTTAAAGTGACACccaacccaaaaatgaaaattctgttactcaccctctagttcttccaaacctgtttaaatgtctttgttcgatgcaacacaaatatatttgatagAATGTAGAAACTGACAATTATTTTGCTACCATAGCAGAAAAGATCATTATGGTACTCAAAGGTGACCCAGAagtttttgctttcctaaatcccccaaaacatctttcaagttcaacagaacaaaacatatatacaatACCTAGGAAGCCATTCAGATAAGAAAATACAGCAATAGAAACGTCTTTTTGCAGTTcttaactttgatttgacaccAGAAAATAATTGGGCTAGTTTTCATTCCCTTTGGGCGGGTTTTGAGGGGTCATTGGGCTGCTTTCAGGAAGCTAGTTAGCAAGATCCCTGTGACAAGCAGCAATGACAAGGTAAGCTAACGTTTACATGATGACTAGCTAGAATTCTATACAATCTAGTTCATCGATGGGATGggactattttgtatttaaatacctttgaatttttgtatttacatgtGTTTAATCATAGTATTCTtgtattttcaaactaaaatactttttgccaatCAACATCCTTAGCGTTTCAAACACatccatttgaaatacaaaatactattaatttgtaacagtattttgtatttaaatgcatttaatcttagtactttaaaaaaaatagtacagcctacttaattaaaaaaataagcagTCTAATAAAGTCGTTGattggcaaaaagtattttgtattttgaaaataccaaaatacaaagaattttttttagaatgttaAGTTCTACTTCTGTAGTCAATTTGGTGGAAGTAACTCAAAAGTAATACAGGAGTCATGTAACGTATTACAATTCTGAGACAGTACTGTCGTAAattaagggattacttttaaataacagtaacaagtaatctgtaattATTACAGTTTGGAGGTAACTTGCACAACTCTGATAATAATACACTCGTAAGTcaccaaattaaatatttttctttcatgggGACTTGAGCCCACCAGCAATGCAATGCGCATGTGCAAACTTATCACGACAGGTGCATAAAAAGGGAATTTCCTGCCGATTACTCTAGGGTTGTTGCTAGGAGGGGTAGGCTACAGCTACGACCGGAAATGGTGCAAAATCTCAccatataattacaataaattacgtTAGCTAACGCCTACACTACCCCAACCCTAAAGCTAaccttataataataaaaaatatgaatcaacTCTTTTCAGCGTGACAAAATTGATGCGGTATTGAAATCCGCATGCCCAGTGTATGTAGCTGTATCCCTTTTAGTCAAAAACTTACTCGGCCTAGCAAAACATACCATTGTTACCGATATTACAAGATGACGATATGGCTCACATACCCCTGCTTTGAACTAAAGTGACAGTTTGCCCAAAACATAACGGCTATAATTATTTTGCATATATCATCACAATCAAAATAGGATGTTTAATAATTGTGGTTCTTTGATGTTTTCCAGTTTGTtgttataaatatttcttaGTGGAATTAAAGTACAGCGGCCTACAAACCAGATCGTTAAATTCTTCAGTAACCGCaactattttatttcatatttaattcagatttattttctttgatgGGCAATAATGTGCTGTTCTTTTTTGGGGTTAAGTTTTGATGGCATAGAAAATAAGTGGGTGGAGCCTGCAATAAACTAGGCTTGAAAAACTCATATTAGACTACTGGGACTTTAGCACTGTTTATGACTGATCTCCTACTACTCATAAAAAGGTAACAGTTTATCTTTGTTTTAGGGGAAAATgtacttgtttattttttgctgtatgtaataaaatgactgtattttgtcatttctgaaataaattaattgatCAAAACCTTTCATTTTGTGTCATAAAGATGGGAATTTAACagataaattacacatttgttaaCCACACTAAATCATAAACCATTCTAATGTTTTTCAGctaaaaatgaaatactgtaAGATATCTATCATTCTTCTATATATAATTGTCATGATGAACATGTGGGCAAAGGCTGAAGGTAAGCTAATGCTATATGAACATGAagcattgcaaagacaacagaGTATTTAGGTCAAATACAGTGCATTCGAGTATGCTTTCATAACATTAAATTGTAACATATTATATCTGCCACAAAATGTGTGTTCATATAGGCTACTGTCTGTTTACTGAATAAAGCtacaaacattttctaaatttctGCAGAAGTCACCTGTCAGAAGCAAGAACTCAGTGATGTCCAGATTTTAATGGGACATCCAGGTATCTCTGCACCTTATCTACCTGGACATGTCTTAGTTTTCAAATGCAATGATGTCAACATGAAGATGTACGACCGACGAATAATCGAATGCCAGTCAAATGGAAAGTGGGACTACCCATTTCCAAAATGTTTAGGTAACGACAAAAATACCACTCAGCAGATGAAaggaaaaaatctgtaattcaAACACTAGAATGAccaaacatttatgtttaatagaAACAGCATGTGTTGCAAACCTCGCAAACATGAACATAGAGGGATGCCCTCATCCTGGGGTTGTATACAAGCCTGGTGACAGGTTAAAGGTTTCATGTGATCAGGGGCTCATTTTACAAGGACCAGATGGCATTACCTGCCAGGAAGATGGACAATGGAGCAGCCCATTTCCCTCATGTGTAGGTAAGGCAACGTGTACCTTATATTTTTTCGTTAATTAGCGGGAATGGAGAATGGAATACCTCAATTTCAAAATGTGAAGGTAAGGCTATAAACACTGAAGATTCTGACTGGACAATAGATTGAGAACATTGACCAAATATTTCTGTTCATTCAGAGGCAACATGTATTGCAAAGATCACAAACCAGATCATAGACGGACGATATAATCCTGGGGTTATAGTATACAAACCTGGTACAAGGATAACGGTTTCATGTGGTGAGAAATTCGTTTTAAAAGGAATAGGGGACATCACTTGTCAGGAAGATGGAGAATGGAGCAGTGGGTTTCCTACATGTGCAGGTAAGGCCACATGTAGAATTAGGTGTATTCTACAGTGTTAGTTTGCCGTTTATGTTATAACCAGTTTCCATAAGTATACTTCAACACAAAATATCAATACCTTTAAGCATTAACAACTTTCGCTTTATCTCTTTTCATTACATCAACCTAATATGGTCAATGATTGGCCTAATACACAAaaatttatcaaaacattttgttgagGAAAATTACGTTATCATTTTTCTTTAGCAAATTCATGCGGGCCACCTCCCAGCACGAACCATCTGAATGCAGATACAACAAATATCCTGGATCACAGAAAAACTCTATATCGTATAGGGGAGAAAGTTGAATACGCCtgctttaaaacattcataatCGAGGGCGAACCATTCTTGACCTGTCGGCAAGACGGCTGGAGAGAACAGTTTAAGTGTATACGTAAGTACTGACAAAATGTGCCATATCTATTCAGCCATTCAGTGTCATGCTTTAAATTATCCAGATATATTATGGTGTCATACGTTCGTGTGACGTTTATGTCAGTTTATGTTTCCTAAAATCCCTTCTGTTTCTGGCTATTCGCCTATATATTTGCAAAGTCCTAAAAGTGAAGTGTTTTGGTGCAGAATCTATTTGTGCATTTAGTACTGAAATGTTTTATGAGGATTGTGTTTGCTCATTTTATGTTGGGTTTTGTTTCAGCACCGTGTTTGGCGTCTGTTGAAGAAATGGATAAAAGGAACATACAATTAAAGTGGGttgaaaatgaaagaatgttcCTTCCACATAATGATCATATCACCTTTAAGTGTAagggtaataaaaaaagaaaagaaatcagTGTTGAATTCAGACAACAGTGTCAATATGGCAAAATGACTTTGCCTGAGTGTGaatgaataatgcatttttataaacagaACGCCTTCTAAGTGACCagtgaaaataaaattaaacttcTCTCAATAATTTTGGTCTTAGAAGTAAcgttttaaagatttaaagacTTTTTGTGTAATCAAACCTCAGATAAGTGATCTAACCAACAGAATTGATGATTCAgtgttgtaaaatgtaataatgtttgGTTAAGTTTAATAACCACTGTCTTAAAGAGTGTTGTTGTATCAGATTGTGGTAACGCTCATATGCTAAATAAAACAGAACCTAAATTCACTTACACATACATTACTGTTTCGACATTTtgatacatttgtatttacagtTCAATAAAACATTCCCACGGCTTACATAGGATGAATATAGAACATGACCTTGTTTCCCAACAAGCCCCAAGACAATTAAATTATAAActgacaaaacaattaaaacaacaaacaaggtTTACTTTCATGGTGAGATGAAATAAAGTTCAGTTCACAGAAAAGCCAACGCAAAACTTACTCTTCACCACAAAAATAATATAGTTTAGGGAAGCAAGTTGAATACGCCTGCTTTCAAACATACATAATGGAGGGGTAACCATTCGTGACCTGTCACAAAGGCACCCGGAGAGTACAGTTTAGGTGTATACGGAAGTTCTGAAACATTGTGTCATACACACCCTCAAAATCATCCTCATAGTGAACTAAGCTAAAAATACCCCAAACTCTGCACCGCTGTGCCATTGACAAACCCTTTTGATCTTATTTTCAGAAGTTTAATTGTATATAAGATAAGTTATGGTCAGAAATATTCTTGCAATTACTACTGAAATGTTTATCTAAGATAGTGTTTGCTTGTTGGGTTTTGTTTCAGCACAGTGTTTGGCGTCTGTAGAAGAAATAGATATAAGGCACATACAGTTATTGGTAGGTGGAAGAACACCAATATACACTCATCATATCACCTTTGCGTGTCAGAATCGCAAACACGAGAAAGAAAACCGTGTTAAATTTAGACAGCAGTGTCTATATGGCAAAATTACTTTGCCCGAGTatgaatgcaatataataaaatgtttgaatcAAAAGGTCAATTTGAccaaaattatatatttc
Coding sequences within:
- the LOC130430663 gene encoding complement factor H-related protein 5-like, producing MKYCKISIILLYIIVMMNMWAKAEEVTCQKQELSDVQILLGHPGISAPYLPGHVLVFKCNDVNMKMYDRRIIECQSNGKWDYPFPKCLETACVANLANMNIEGCPHPGVVYKPGDRLKVSCDQGLILQGPDGITCQEDGQWSSPFPSCVEATCIAKITNQIIDGRYNPGVIVYKPGTRITVSCGEKFVLKGIGDITCQEDGEWSSGFPTCAANSCGPPPSTNHLNADTTNILDHRKTLYRIGEKVEYACFKTFIMEGEPFLTCRQDGWIEQFKCIPPCLASVEEMDKRNIQLVYGRNERMFCPHKDHITFACKGNKKCKENSVRFRQQCQYGKMTLPECSPTTHKKLKMKYCKISIILLYIIVMMNMWAKAEEVTCQKQELSDVQILMGHPGISAPYLPGHVLVFKCNDVNMKMYDRRIIECQSNGKWDYPFPKCLETACVANLANMNIEGCPHPGVVYKPGDRLKVSCDQGLILQGPDGITCQEDGQWSSPFPSCVEATCIAKITNQIIDGRYNPGVIVYKPGTRITVSCGEKFVLKGIGDITCQEDGEWSSGFPTCAANSCGPPPSTNHLNADTTNILDHRKTLYRIGEKVEYACFKTFIIEGEPFLTCRQDGWREQFKCIPPCLASVEEMDKRNIQLKWVENERMFLPHNDHITFKCKGNKKRKEISVEFRQQCQYGKMTLPECE